The DNA window GAAATAAAAGGTAAACAAGGGAGCGATTAAAATCGCTTAATTTGCTTAGTTGACTTTGACTTCTTGTATTCaaacgaattaaaaataaaatacaagtctTTGGTATGGAAAAGTTAGGGAAggataagactctctctctctctctctctctctctctctctctctctctctctctctctctctctctctctctctcattacgatAATCATAATCATTTTGACTTGGGAGAAAATACTTCGAGACGTACGAGATAAACCGGGGGTTACAAGGAAAGGCGACATGTAAAACTCTAAGGAAATACTTTGCCATGTTTCACTGTCATGGCCTTCCGCTCATTCCGACGTCCAAGCCATTTTACTAACGTAATTGTTGATCGACTCACTGAGTTAAAAACTTAGATTCCGATTTCATTCATCTTTAGTAAAAGAAATGTTGCATCATCAGAGGAACAATAACATCCTCTCTGTCCTGCTGAAGACGCCCGAGCAGCCATATTAATTAGGGATGTCCTGTTTTCCACCTTAGTGAAGGAGCTTAGAGATACGGGTTTGAAAAGTTTTGTCTTACCTCAAAATTTGTCTGAGAAGGAAACTGATCCTAATGtcatgttttgtttgtgtggcgTGTTTGAATTTACTTAGCTGATTTTATCATTGTCACTACTTTTGACAGGTTATGTAGGCACggtatttgttaaataaaaaaagctctctctctctctctctctctctctctctctctctctctctctctctctctctctctctctctctctctctctctcgtctttaggCATTAGTTTTAACTTCATTCTTAAATCTTTTTGACTGATTGTATTTTCAGCTCAAATGAAGAAgacatgtattttttcttaaaaaacgaAAGTTTTGCTGTACATcctattaaaaatgtttatattttttcatttagattcttttttatttaatttaggaACTTGGTAAAAATTCTTAACTACACAGACATTTTAATAGGggctttttattatttgtacatGTTTGTGTATTATCAGTTTATATTACATGGATATACAGTGGGTCTATGTATATGTGATTAGCGACTTCATATACGAACTTACTTCATACAAATGTGCAAATTCAGTTTTTTCACACGTGCAGTTTATTTAGTTGTCattacatacacacgcgcacacacacacacacatatatatgtatgtgtgaatatatatatatatatatatatatatatatatatatatatatatatatatatatatatatatatgtgtgtgtgtgtgtgtgtgtgtgtgtgtgttcagtatactgtacatgtatgtatatatgtatgtatgtttgtatatatcgTGTGGGTATGTAACTGACTAGATGCTAAATACATACATGTCTAGAGAAAATTCAACATGGACACATGGTCAAAACCTGTTGATGCAAATTTGTGTTACAGCAAAATTCTTGGGTATCATCTTCAACATGGTACCTCTCTTCAGCCATAATAACATACAGTGATTTTCCCTTCTCCATATATCCTGCGAAGGTTGtagttcctcctccccctctcttttattttctacagagGGTGTAATCCTCCATCTCCCTTCCTTTATACTCTGCAGAGGGTGTacatcctccttcttccttcctttatatCCTGCAGAGGGTGTACatcctctttctcctttcctttctacTCTGCAGAGGGTGTAATCCTCCATATCCGTTCCTTTATACTCTGCAGAGGGTGTAgatcctccctcttccttcctttatatCCTGCAGAGGGTGTACATCCTCCATATCCGTTCCTTTATACTCTGCAGAGGGTGTAgatcctccctcttccttcctttatatCCTGCAGAGGGTGTACATCCTCCATATCCGTTCCTTTATACTCTGCAGAGGGTGTAgatcctccctcttccttcctttatatCCTGCAGAGGGTGTACATCCTCCATATCCGTTCCTTTATACTCTGCAGAGGGTGTACATCCTCCATATCCGTTCCTTTATACTCTGCAGAGGGTGTAgatcctccctcttccttcctttatatCCTGCAGAGGGTTCCATCCTCCATATCCGTTCCTTTATACTCTGCAGAGGGTGTAgatcctccctcttccttcctttatatCCTGCAGAGGGTGTACATCCTCCATATCCGTTCCTTTATACTCTGCAGAGGGTGTACATCCTCCATATCCGTTCCTTTACACTCTGCAGAGGGTGTACATcgtctttctccctttctttacACTCTGCAGAGGGTGTACATCCTCCATATCCGTTCCTTTACACTCTGCAGAGGGTGTACATCCTCTGCCCATTAACGCAGGAATTGAAGAAGAAATCTGGAGTATAGAGACAGGCAAAATTTTCCCTCCTGCCTCCGTCAGGTTGTCCTGGCCACCAGTGGTATCCCATTTCCATGGGCTGTTGGGGCATCACCCAGTTCCACCTGCGAAAGGGGAAATCTTTACAGACTGTCTTATGCACCACTGTTCTGAAGTCGGGCGTTCTTACCTCGTTGAGTTATGCCCTCTGTTTAACTTCTTTTTGactatttatctaattatctttattttatgtttgtttctcaTAACATTGTTCATTTAATGTTCACAACATTGCTAATTTAATGTTCAGATATTATTCCCATTTTACCCCTTGCCTCAATATAGCGTCTTTGAATTAGAACGGATAGTTTTGTGCGTTGTTGGTTCCTcttattgtcagttttttttttcttttttgaagaaagcttggaaaaaaatcaaggaaagaaggaaaatgacaaagtGGCGGCACAAAACACGCAAGtaatataaacgaaaaaatataagaataacagTAGGCCTCTTAGACCCCAGTAAGTCAGCAGCGATAATGTAAATAGATTAGAAAGACATATCAGTCAACAGAACCTAAAAAAAGctcctcagtcttgctgtccaacctctcaaactaTTACTGATTACTGCAAAAGCTGAGTTTCTCCAAGTTTCACCTTTAAGTCttgttactttatttaatttgtattgaggatcattttattttgctctccaactactccaactccctctttcatTGTCCTATGCCCTAGTGGTGgttacagcctctctctctctctctctctctctctctctctctctctctctctctctctctctctctctctctctcttaacgtcTAGGCTCTTGTGTTCTTTGCGCaaaacatcattctctctctctctctctctctctctctctctctctctctctcaacgtctaGGCTCTTGTGTTCTTTACACAaagcaacactctctctctctctctctctctctctctctctctccccaaatttCAGTGTCTCGTTAGTCCGCAAGATAAACATTTTCTGCAAAGGAAATGTCCAGTGTATAGGTTGCCGTTAGTGTAATTACTCTCTTTTAACACTTGAACTCGTCCACGTGTAATATACGTTACTTCGTTAAGTGGCGTATATtactgtgcagagagagagagagagagagagagagagagagagagagagagagagagagagagagaggtccgtgTACTTACTGTCCTTCAACGTCAGCATCGTTGCCTCCTATGTGGAATCCTTCGTCCCTCCAATCTGATGGAAGAAGATCGATAATTGTCATTTAAAGGATCGAAAAAAAGTCATTTAAGGGATCGCAAAATGTCATTTAAAGGATCGGGAAATGTTATCTAGAGGCTCGAATAATGTCTTTTAAGGGATcgaaaaatgtcatttaaaggATCGGAAAATGTCTTTTAAAGGATcgaaaaatgtcatttaaaggATCGGAAAATGTCTTTTAAAGGATCGAAAAATCTTTTGAGGATcgaaaaatgtcatttaaaaatcGGAAAATGTCATCTAAAGGAttgaaaaatgtcttttaaagGAGCGAAACATGTCATTTAATGGATCGGAAAATGTCATCTAAAGGATTGAATAATGCCTTTTAAAGGAGcgaaaaatgtcatttaaaggTTCGGAAAATGTTATCTAAGGGATCAAAAAATGTCATTTGAAGGATCGAAAAATGTCTTGTAAAAGATCGGAAAATGTCATTTCAAGGATCGAAAAATGTCATTTGAAGGTTcgaaaaatgtcatttaaaggttcggaaaatgtcatttaaatggttggaaaatgtaatttaaaggatcgaaaaatgtcatttaatggTTCGGAAAATGTCATTTAAAGGTTCGGAAAATAACATCTAAAGGATCAAAAAATGTCATTTGAAGGATcgaaaaatgtcatttaaaggATAGGAAATGTCATTTAAAGGATCGAAAATTGTCATTTCATCGGCCAGAAATAACGTTTAATTATGTTAAAACAGACCTGAGGAAATTACAAgcatgaaaacatttttgttctGTGACTTTTCAGTCTTTCCACATGTCCTTTTCCCAGTTCTTTTACTATAGGACTTTGTTGCTCCTAGTTATGGTAgagtgcatctttttttttttttattatttcttttatttacatcaaATGGATTGAATTACTGTGCTTATGATGTAATGGCTATGGGTTATTACTCTCACCCACGAGGTTGGAAGGAGGTTTTGTTCAcctatgtctgtttgtctgtctttttgtctctgtttttcagaagatatttgaaaaagaattatttatttgttcaccCTTGCCTTTTTTGTCTCTCTTGTTTGTTTAGAAGATATTTAGTAAACGTTACTGatggattttcttattttataggtGGGATATGTGTCTGGGAAGATTTGATTAGGTGTTTAGATGAATGTagaattttaacaaaagtttttttcaatTAGCACCCTTCTAACTGTAATAATTGTACACTCTAAAAAAGTTTTTTAGTAAATAGTACCCTTCTAACTGTGATAATTGTACTGTGATAATTGTACACtctaaaaaaaggttttttttttattattgccctTCTAACTGTAATATTTGTACACTctaaaaaaggtttttttaaattaGTACCCTTCTAACTGTGATAATTGTACACTACTCACTTGGACCTTTGaactaacaaagaatatttttagatACCTCCACAAACAAAGTTTCACGAGGGTTATGAATGATTTCAAACTCGCTAGGTGTCCGGAACCCGAAAACCAGCCGGTTCCATGGCGTCAGAATCAATGCTTGCAGTGGCTGGAATGGCGGAGGACTCAGACCTTTCCAGTAATCAGAAAGAAGACGCCTTTGCGAAAGCACTTGTTTTATTCGCAAACTTGACCGGAAAACTAAGTCTCTCTTCGGTTTACTCAAGGTCGAATAATGGGCCTCCTGTTaccaaaaaaaatgtttttcgagACCTACCTCTGTGTGCGAGGATGTAGTCGATGATTTGGAAGTGGAGGTCGCCATCGTCCAAGAAGGCCAGATCCGCTGATTGGTCTTTGCAGAAGCTCCTGGCCTCGTACCACTCTCGCTTCTTGTCCATCGCGAACAGGAAGCAATATTCCAGATCCGTGGTGGAGTCGACGAAGCCCACGAAATCCCCCGTGCATATAGAAGCTGGAATGGTATGCCACTTGTCTCATATACATCTCAGCTTACCATTCTTGTCCAGAGGATGTTGGTTTTCTGTGGCTGCTCGCGGGGCATGAAGGGGCATTTAATTTTTTACGTTATTATTGATTATCAATTACTGGCTGTTTCAGCCGGGCACTCGATTCCCTTGCTTGGTTGAGTATTTTTCAGCTTTGCAATggaatctcttgattttttaaaattttacaattaaggGGATAAGTGTATAAATAATTTCAGCTGCTTTGATGTTATTTTGGCCAAATGATAGAAATCAGTGTTAACATGATTAGTATATCCCAACACAAAAGTAATcttaaataaaggcaaatttcCTTACATATTCCCATATTCACCTGTTACtcatatttacttaaatattattACTAACCGTGTGAAATAAATCTCTATAAATTGATAGAGACCTTTTAATTTAAGTCTGTTAAACAAATCACTTTAATACTAAAACTATTTCGTTGTGAATTTTAGAAGactgataaagttaatatatgaaatgtaacATAACTGTCATGGCCAtgttatgaaatttgttattaGACCTTGCCTAAAGTGAATTTAGAGTTTTTTATGacatatacttacaaatatgATGGAATTCCTTGCAGGAAAGGGTTAAGTGTCGAATgctaggaaagagaaacagttttCAAGAAAAACTTACCCTTTGCTGATCCAATTAGcgctggaataaagaaaaatatgaaattagatTTTGTTTACGAACCTTGCGCCTTTCAAAGCCCCAGTTtcttgacacaaacacacacacacacacacacacactatatttgtatttgtacattatatatcgtatatatatatatatatatatatatatatatatatatatatatatatatatatatatatatatatatatatgttatataatattatatatatatatatgtgtgtgtgtgtatgtgtgtgtgtgtgtatatcagaTAAATCTACAGTTTTAGTAAACGCGATTTTGATCTTACACAGTCGCACAAGCAACTTTTTTTTGTCTCCATTAAGTACTATCAAACTGTCAAGTAAGAGACATATGATAGTGCTCTGAGAAGCAAATCCTGgaaatgttttaacatttttttggaCAGTCATCCCAAGATAAATGAGTTAAATGTTTGTAATCATTGTGTAGAAATTTTAAATCGGTTATAAATATGCAATGAAACTTTTGAATCGGAGAAAAACAGCATTGATGCCTAGTATCTCAGAtagtatctgagagagagagagagagagagagagagagagagagagagagagagagagagagagagagagagagagagagagagacggttgaaTGGCAATTTTGAATTCACTGAGGAGCAAACAGGTGGAAAGAATTTTGGATGAGTGCGGGGGGATTTATCGGCTGATAGTCATGAGATCGAGGAAGCTCGATCAACGGGAAATTTAAATTGAGTAGGAATTTCTGCTTCCTGAATCGTATCCTGTGTAGAATTCGGGAGGCTGTTGTGAATGCACGAAAAATTTCGTGCGATATGATATCCATTGGTACGACAGAAGCGTGGTTAACTGTTTCCGATGTTGAACAGCAAGGACAGTAGTAGAGAATAGAGGTGATTAAAACCCGGAAATTCAAACTGCTATAACCGTGTCTTGTTTTATGTTCaaggatatctagatctatttttgtatgagtatcttttttatttctcggaTTCAATGGAAAATTTGGATTATGATATCGAGACGGACGTAAGTGGTCGATGTTAAATATGATGGCGAAGCAATAGtttagaagcagagagagagagagagagagagagagagagagagagagagagagagagagagagagagagagagagagagtctgactaAATTTAGTGAAAAGCAGGTGCTGTGAAACTGTGGAAAAACTaagcatttaaaaacatttcaactGCAAAAAATTCCTCAGCGATTTAATTTTGTTTGGCAGAGAAAGGATGACCTTTAATTGTTTCTCATCATCCCTTTGAAAAGAACGGAAAGGGGCAAAAGACTGATAAATGTAGCCAAGATTCGTGAGATAGTCATACAAGACTTTAAAATGAGTTGATTCTGATGTTCATGATCTTCGCAAGATGACTAGTACAACCCCTTTGTCCAAACATGTTGATAACACAcagtttgtaaatatttgttaGGAAACACACGTTAGCTTTGTCGCCATAGTACCGAAAGATGTGAGGAAATGTTTTATAATTGACTTTAATTTAAAGATCTcagaattatgatgataataataacgtaaataaagagattataatacacaaataaaatcctACCTGTAATGAGTAAGAAAATCATGACATTCCACATCCTGGCTAATGTTAAGCTGGTTGATCGTAAGCAGCTGAATTACTGAACATTTTCCGATAAAAAAATGAGTATTTAAAGCCTACGCACGGGTTTCCACTTGatgaatcttaatattttttgggaaaaGAACAGCTGAATTATGGGAGGAGCGATAAGACTGATTAACATATTGGACTAAAGGACGTCGTCATATCGGAAAGGGTTGTTGACCTAGATTTGAAAGACGTGTAAGAGATGATAGTCGTCcgtggaataaaaagaaaaagtttaaatatgcgcagaagttgcttcggcgcaatcgggttttctgtacagcgtataatattgtatgaaattttcagccatggTCCGTGAaaatcttagccgcggcccatgaaactcaaccacggcccggcggtggcctcagccacgtcccatgaaacccTTAGctttggcccatgaaactcagccacgacccggttgttgttggcacatatagcggcgtcatacacacgatcatggctaactttaaccttaaataaaataaaaactactgtggctaaagggctgcaatttagtatgtttgatgactggagggtggatgatcaacataccagtttccatccctctagcctcagtagtttttaagatctgagggcggacagaaaaattgcggacggacagacaaataggcatctcaatagttttcttttacagaaaactaaaaacacatgaTTGTTTATGGGCTCGAAGTGCAAAATATATTAGTATTGAGTGACAGTTTCTCATGTGatcgaaaataaaatcattccttGTGATCTTTTAAGGAGGGAAGTTCCTCCGAGTCGAAATGACGATAACTGATTTAGGTATTTAAAGAATGATACTTTTTGTGAGgtcaaaatttaaacatttgttCATGGTATTTTCATTGCCTCTGGCCTTTTGCATAAGTCACCCTTGGACAAACTACAGTTTGTAAGTCTTCTTGCAAGGCTGCGGCTCCACTCCCTTGTGGGAAACGTATTTAGTCAGTATTTAAGggacctcatctctctctctctctctctctctctctctctctctctctctctctctctctctctctctctctctctcagctactgTAACCTATCAAAGGGCAAAGAGGATAACGGCAATATTCGGCCAAGAGCTGACTTCAGAATTGGGTTTTGGGAGCACCATGGACTCGGAATGATATTATTTGCTCGTGGAATTTTTAGAATCGAAAATAATTGCATTTGATATTTATAGGACGATGGTTGCTCACGCGATCGAAAGGATGTTGGCTACTCCTGGTCTTGTAAAGATAATGGTTGCTTATTATACATGAAGGAGTGCTTTTAAGTATTCGAAGCTTGACTGTTGCTCTTGGGAACAGTGGCATGTACAGGAGGCTGGTTGTTCTTCGGATCAGGAAGAAAATACTGTAGTTGCCAGCTGTATGTGAAGGCAGATGGCTTTTCATTTAATCAAGACGGTGAAGGTCGATGGTTGTAGTTCAAGGTCAAGGTTGTAATTGAATCAAAATATATTGGTATTTGGATAAAGAACATAAAGAGCTTGTTTTTAGTATTTAAAGGCTGGTGGTCAATCTTGAGGTCAAGAAGACGAGGTTGCTCATAGTATTGAAAGAAAATGGCTGCCTTTGAAGTCGAATAGTGATCATTAATGGCGGTATTTCAAGGCTAATGATTTGCTCAAGGATCGAAAAGGTGATATTTGATTTttggcttttaaaaaaaatggattttatgacATCAGAAAGATGAGGGTTTTCTTGAGGATCAAGAAGCTTATTGCTTTCCAGGATATGCCTTGATTGAAGTATCTACATAAGGATTTTAAGGTCACCTGCTCAGGAACGCTAGAGTGCCCTTGGTTGTTGGGGGTGGTGATTAAATGAAGACTGGTTTGTACAAATTGTTGCAGTAAGCTATCATGCAAGCCGTTGGTATAAACAATGTTATGTAATTCTACTCTTCTGGAAGAAGAATACTACACTACTTAAGGAAAGAAGAAGCGATAAAAATAATGTACTGGGTTAGGGAGTGAGAGTACCTAGACAGctgtgtgaaaatatatatgataatatatatatatatatatatatatatatatatatgtgtgtgtgtgtgtgtgtgtgtgtgtgtgtgtgtgtgtgtgtgtgtgtgtgtgtgtgtgtgtgtgcaatgcgCGCATGCTTGGGCTGTGTATTGAGATTaagctccagttttttttttttttttacctgggagGTCCCAGCTATTTAGCATTTAACCCCTCTTCAGCTCTTTGTGTCTAAAACTTGGAAAACATTGTCAGCACAAAGGGGCATGTGAGGGGTTTAAGATAAAATTTGTAGAAACTGACCCACAGTCATTTTCTGTGTATCGGGGTTGCCGGGAATGTTTAGCTGTAATGTTCATCCAAGCGCATTCTATTCTTCTTAGAAAGCTGGTGGCTTTCTTTTGTCTCGTTCCATATTAATTTgtacacgtaataataataataataataataataataataataataataataataataataataataataataataataacctcgcTATGAATGGTAGTTCTTCAATGCATATGTCATGAAATAGTATTGAAAAGTATCGAAATTTCTGTATCGTACCTTATGTGTAAGAAAGATTAAGTTCGCAACGGCTTTCTCGTTTTCAAGCATTTAAAAAAGTTCAGCAAATTCATCAGAACGTCTTCCCTGTTCTGTGTTAATCAGATAATCAGTTACCGgtggttttgtatttttggcatctagcaaaaaaaaaattgattctcatttgttttatttcattaggAATGACAGTATCATCAGAACTCTGTTTCTTGAGAACCAAATCTGAGCATTGGAAAATGTCTTGTGATTTGTTGTGAAGATGGAGATAAGCAGAAAGCAGCTTTGTGTGATCTTCCATCGAGATCAGCGCATTTTCTAAAGACGAAGTAACGCGATGAAAAGATTCTGTGGTACTTAAGATGAAGAGTGAGACATTGACATTCCTTACGGGAGGACCATGGAGGCGTTCCCAGAATGTTATCACCGCGTTTGCAATGAACGTTCAAACGTTTTAGCacatttatatctgtttatttatctgctaatttatttttctttttagtaagttAGATcccttctctctgtatttctctttgccttctcttacttcctaatgagcaccgtattctttggaagcttggatttgaAGCCAGCGGCCCCTttagtgggtttgttccatatgaatagggttcatcttctgaataataataataataataaaaaacacttaatctatttattcttttgtagGCGAAGCGTAAGTTAGATCATGCAGATAGTGTACATCGTCTGCCCATTTTTACAGGAATTGTACATGAAGTCTACGTAGTAGAGGCAGCAGTAGTTTTCTGCAGTGCCTCCGTCGGGTTGGCCAGGTAACCAGTGAGGAAGCCCCATGCTCACAGAAGTATCGTCCATAATCCACAGCCACCTGAAGGAAGAATTCACGATAAATtagataaaatcaatatataaaatgggaATATGAGAGAAAGGTAGCAGGGTGTAAGCAAGAGATTCGGAAGCGGTTTGAATTGTCTCTAGGAATCAAGGTGACAATGTCCGGAGGGATTGTTCAGCTAAAATGTTTAATCTTTTAAAGTAGGATCCAATGGAGTAAATTACAATAATTGGTTTAGGTATTTAAAGAATGATACCTGAGCCAGACCGTTTTCCAGTGGCGGTATTAGGAGCATACTGATTGACGGATGTATCCATCTCAGTGTCACAATTATCGGATGTGCTTATATAttcgcagaccttggacttgacaacaGCCGGAACAtgtgtgaatatgaggtctaatctgtcACTAGAAATACGCAttggttcctcagttagctggaaaaaattggaggatacacagaactcaagagtagaccggccatgttgatctgtggaatttgaattaagctactctctgtgctttgcattgcagtctccacaaataacgtgTGAAGCTTTTTAATCCTGTGACTTAGCCAtgctaatcctctccaagagagaatcatatataaaactgtCGATATTTGGACTGTGGTAAACAGCAAATGTAAACGTTCTTAGCG is part of the Macrobrachium rosenbergii isolate ZJJX-2024 chromosome 41, ASM4041242v1, whole genome shotgun sequence genome and encodes:
- the LOC136826528 gene encoding uncharacterized protein, with the protein product MWNVMIFLLITALIGSAKASICTGDFVGFVDSTTDLEYCFLFAMDKKREWYEARSFCKDQSADLAFLDDGDLHFQIIDYILAHRDWRDEGFHIGGNDADVEGQWNWVMPQQPMEMGYHWWPGQPDGGRRENFACLYTPDFFFNSCVNGQRMYTLCRV